A region of bacterium DNA encodes the following proteins:
- the metH gene encoding methionine synthase, which translates to MANWTRKTRIDALQRIASERILVLDGAMGTLIQRQGLTESDYRAARFAEWTRDLKGCNDLLSLTKPDLIKRLHGLYFDADADIVSTNSFTANSPSLADYGLEELSEEINFAAARIARDVADKYEELDPSRPRFIAGSIGPTNKTLSLSPNVNDPGYRDLNFDQMVEVYLACARGLYDGGADLLLVETSFDTLNAKAAIFAIEKLFDERGERIPLIVSGTITDASGRTLSGQTTEAFWNSVAHAKPFAVGLNCALGAETLLPYLQELSRIADCYVSLHPNAGLPNEFGEYDDTPGRMAKVMGGYAEAGLLNIAGGCCGTEPEHIAAIASAVKKHPRRSVAQQPARLRLSGLEPLTIGEESGFVNVGERTNVTGSARFAKLILSGDFEAAIEVARQQVESGAQVIDINMDEALLDSEAAMTRFLNLIATEPSIARVPFMIDSSKWSVIEAGLKCIQGKPVVNSISLKEGEAEFLRQAKLCRRYGAAVIVMCFDEDGQADTVERRVAIAERAYRLLTERAGFAPQDIVIDPNVFAIATGIEQHNDYAVQFFEATRQIKAKLPHVRISGGLSNVSFSFRGNNPVREAIHAVFLYHAIHAGMDMAIVNAGALPIYDDIEPELLERVEDIVLNRRPDATDRMLEFAATVKGKGKSRTAELGWRKHTAQERLTHALVEGIDDYIVEDTEEARLQFAEPIEVIEGPLMAGMNRVGDLFGAGKMFLPQVVKSARVMKKAVAHLIPYIEASKKAGDSSSKGRILLATVKGDVHDIGKNIVGVVLQCNGFEVIDLGVMVPCATILDRAEREQVDVIGLSGLITPSLEEMSFVASEMQRRGMHMPLMIGGATTSRVHTAVKISPNYSGPTVHVLDASRAVGVATSLISKQLREEFVKEISADYEKVRVIRAQQTGTLKLATLDEARANRARLQFAAPPVPRNLGVTVLRDYPIETLIERIDWTPLFQAWELAGRYPAILTDSVVGQSARSLFEDAQRLLQDILRNRLLTAHAVFGLFPANSIGDSIEVYSDEQRGKVLKTFHMLRQQMKKDSGSPNLSLADFVAPKESGVADYVGAFAVTAGIGLDALVSEYESKHDDYHAIMMKALADRLAEAFAEHLHERVRREFWGYAADESLSNEDLIKERYQGIRPAPGYPACPEHSEKRVLFDLLQAENQIGMTLTESFAMLPASSVSGFYFWHPDSKYFGVGKIADDQVEDYARRKGIAFSDAKRLLAANQD; encoded by the coding sequence ATGGCTAACTGGACTCGCAAGACCCGGATAGATGCGCTTCAGAGGATAGCGTCCGAGAGGATACTTGTGCTCGATGGAGCGATGGGAACGCTGATTCAGCGGCAAGGCTTGACCGAGTCCGACTACCGCGCCGCTCGATTCGCAGAGTGGACCCGAGATTTGAAGGGTTGTAATGATCTCCTGTCGTTAACCAAGCCGGATTTGATTAAACGGCTTCACGGGCTGTATTTTGATGCCGATGCAGACATTGTTTCGACGAATAGCTTCACGGCAAATTCTCCTTCATTGGCGGACTACGGACTTGAGGAACTCTCCGAGGAAATCAACTTCGCTGCGGCTCGCATCGCCCGTGACGTGGCCGACAAATATGAAGAATTAGACCCGAGTCGTCCGCGATTTATTGCCGGAAGCATCGGTCCGACCAATAAGACGCTGTCCCTTTCTCCAAACGTCAATGATCCGGGATACCGTGACTTGAACTTCGACCAAATGGTCGAAGTCTATCTTGCTTGCGCGCGCGGGTTATATGACGGCGGAGCGGACCTGTTATTGGTTGAGACGTCTTTTGACACATTGAACGCGAAAGCTGCGATCTTCGCCATCGAAAAATTGTTTGACGAACGCGGTGAACGCATTCCTCTGATTGTCTCAGGAACGATTACCGATGCCAGCGGTCGCACGCTCTCCGGTCAGACCACCGAAGCGTTTTGGAATTCAGTTGCCCACGCCAAACCCTTTGCAGTAGGGTTGAACTGCGCCCTCGGAGCGGAGACGCTCTTGCCCTACTTGCAGGAGCTTTCTCGCATCGCGGATTGCTATGTGAGTTTGCATCCGAACGCGGGGTTGCCCAACGAATTCGGAGAATATGATGATACGCCCGGGCGTATGGCGAAAGTCATGGGCGGCTACGCTGAAGCAGGACTCCTGAATATCGCAGGGGGGTGCTGCGGCACGGAACCCGAACATATCGCGGCGATTGCCAGCGCGGTGAAGAAACATCCCCGTCGTAGCGTGGCACAGCAGCCCGCCCGATTAAGACTCTCCGGACTCGAACCGCTGACGATAGGCGAAGAAAGCGGCTTCGTAAATGTCGGGGAACGCACCAATGTGACAGGCTCTGCTCGCTTCGCAAAACTAATCCTGAGTGGCGACTTTGAGGCAGCCATTGAAGTGGCAAGGCAGCAGGTTGAGAGTGGTGCGCAAGTCATTGACATCAATATGGACGAGGCGCTACTCGACTCCGAAGCGGCCATGACTCGTTTTCTGAATCTGATTGCGACCGAGCCTTCGATTGCGCGGGTGCCGTTCATGATCGATTCGTCCAAATGGTCGGTCATTGAAGCGGGGCTAAAGTGCATTCAGGGCAAACCTGTCGTCAATTCTATCAGCCTGAAAGAGGGCGAAGCGGAGTTTCTCAGACAGGCGAAGCTTTGCCGCCGTTACGGAGCGGCGGTCATCGTCATGTGCTTCGATGAAGACGGTCAGGCGGACACAGTCGAGCGAAGAGTGGCGATTGCCGAGCGCGCCTACCGCCTGCTGACGGAGCGTGCAGGTTTCGCGCCGCAGGACATCGTCATTGACCCGAATGTGTTCGCGATTGCCACAGGCATCGAGCAGCATAACGACTACGCCGTGCAGTTCTTTGAGGCGACGCGTCAAATAAAGGCGAAGCTGCCGCACGTAAGAATCAGCGGCGGTTTGAGCAATGTCTCGTTCTCGTTTCGCGGCAACAATCCCGTGCGGGAAGCGATTCATGCCGTGTTCCTCTATCACGCGATTCACGCGGGAATGGACATGGCGATTGTGAATGCCGGCGCACTCCCCATCTATGACGATATTGAGCCGGAGCTGCTGGAGCGTGTTGAGGACATTGTGCTCAACCGCCGCCCTGATGCAACAGACCGGATGCTCGAATTTGCGGCGACGGTCAAGGGAAAGGGAAAATCAAGGACGGCCGAGCTGGGGTGGCGCAAGCACACTGCGCAGGAGCGCTTGACACACGCCCTTGTTGAAGGAATTGACGACTACATTGTCGAGGACACCGAAGAAGCCCGTCTGCAGTTTGCGGAACCTATCGAAGTCATCGAGGGGCCGCTGATGGCCGGAATGAACAGAGTCGGAGATCTGTTCGGAGCGGGGAAGATGTTTCTCCCGCAAGTCGTCAAGAGCGCCAGAGTCATGAAGAAAGCTGTCGCGCACCTGATCCCATACATTGAAGCCTCGAAGAAAGCCGGTGACAGCAGCAGCAAGGGTCGTATTCTGCTCGCGACCGTCAAAGGGGACGTGCATGATATCGGCAAGAATATTGTCGGCGTCGTCCTGCAATGCAACGGATTTGAGGTAATTGATCTCGGTGTGATGGTTCCCTGCGCAACAATCCTCGACCGAGCCGAAAGAGAGCAGGTTGACGTCATCGGTTTAAGTGGACTGATCACTCCCTCGCTCGAAGAGATGTCATTTGTCGCATCGGAAATGCAAAGACGCGGCATGCACATGCCACTAATGATCGGCGGAGCCACGACCTCTCGCGTGCACACTGCCGTCAAGATCAGTCCGAACTACAGTGGCCCGACGGTTCACGTGCTGGACGCTTCCCGAGCGGTGGGAGTCGCAACAAGTCTGATTAGCAAGCAGCTGCGCGAGGAGTTTGTCAAAGAGATTTCCGCCGACTACGAGAAGGTGCGAGTGATTCGGGCGCAGCAGACCGGCACACTGAAGCTTGCCACACTCGACGAAGCGCGCGCCAATCGCGCCCGTTTGCAGTTCGCCGCTCCACCCGTTCCACGGAATCTCGGAGTAACCGTATTACGCGACTACCCGATTGAGACTCTGATTGAACGTATCGATTGGACTCCGCTGTTTCAAGCTTGGGAGCTTGCGGGCCGCTATCCGGCAATCCTCACGGACTCAGTAGTTGGCCAAAGTGCTCGCTCGCTGTTTGAGGACGCCCAAAGACTCTTGCAGGATATCCTCAGGAACAGACTGTTAACTGCGCACGCGGTATTCGGGCTGTTCCCCGCCAATAGCATCGGCGACTCGATTGAAGTCTACTCGGACGAACAGCGCGGAAAAGTTCTGAAGACTTTTCACATGCTTCGTCAGCAGATGAAGAAAGACTCAGGCTCTCCAAACCTGTCGCTTGCCGACTTCGTCGCGCCGAAAGAATCCGGCGTGGCGGATTACGTGGGTGCCTTTGCAGTAACCGCAGGAATCGGCTTGGATGCGCTGGTCAGCGAGTATGAAAGCAAACATGACGACTACCACGCGATCATGATGAAGGCACTGGCCGACCGCTTGGCCGAAGCTTTCGCCGAGCATCTGCACGAACGCGTCCGACGGGAGTTCTGGGGTTATGCTGCAGACGAATCTCTCTCCAATGAAGACTTGATCAAAGAGCGTTATCAGGGAATACGCCCCGCACCCGGCTACCCCGCGTGTCCTGAACATTCAGAAAAGCGCGTCCTGTTTGACCTCTTGCAGGCAGAGAATCAGATTGGCATGACGCTCACCGAGAGTTTTGCGATGCTGCCCGCTTCGTCGGTATCCGGATTCTACTTCTGGCATCCCGATTCCAAATACTTCGGCGTCGGCAAAATCGCCGATGATCAGGTGGAAGACTACGCCCGCCGCAAGGGTATCGCTTTCTCCGATGCGAAACGCTTGCTCGCGGCAAATCAAGACTAA
- a CDS encoding T9SS type A sorting domain-containing protein, with the protein MKKLFLLTLATLLGISMAFAQTGDLRVTVLAGDAPVVGAMVNVLGYGQGHQRPHFDGITNLEGQIFFPAIPAIGYSVTAGIPGIPPVRADVEVLPGQLAEVTLTLPVFEPAPRIFLMPEHVFFGPVGIGTTFTRIVRVENRGTADLNVSLSVSGAAFALNSPAEFTLTADPMNNGTEVLVTFTPTDIQLYEGTLTVTSNDPVRDIVIIPLTGHGANIITGSLSVDVVVTDSLGVTSPVEEARVRVSFIRDHGGPRPQHFVGLTDAEGNLLVNTLPVGIYNVNASKRGVGFASEVIEISEAQTTFVTLTLVAADSGEHGGGGGGGHHFEIVELAGTVSIITPDPLYPDRTFYALDVDADGAIDYRLNFGPPWYTPPSGAERPADGDEVTIVGALMSHGEAPIVHVHFLNGELWWEPRGGRDGEHGGDGGGRSEGFGCSDPLTWVEISGQVVDINVFGSVFLGIDRDMNGSADYVIDFGENFDLSNPVIPTLGQNVEVVGGMVPCPINNLEARWVVVYEVDGQFYRMPGDTEGLDPLEGMSVSPNPSMIPVSHLVATNYPNPFNPTTTIEFSTPVSGLVTLTVFDVLGRQVATLVNDNLSAGSYVTTWNAASLPSGMYMYRITVNEQSLVNRMLLLK; encoded by the coding sequence ATGAAAAAGCTATTCCTTCTCACCCTCGCAACCCTGCTCGGCATTTCAATGGCATTTGCCCAGACGGGCGACCTGCGAGTAACAGTTCTGGCGGGCGATGCTCCCGTCGTAGGCGCTATGGTCAATGTGCTTGGCTACGGTCAGGGACACCAGCGCCCACACTTTGACGGCATCACGAACCTCGAAGGTCAGATCTTCTTCCCGGCCATTCCTGCCATCGGTTATTCTGTGACCGCCGGTATTCCGGGTATTCCGCCGGTGCGAGCGGATGTCGAAGTTCTGCCGGGGCAGTTGGCGGAAGTCACGCTAACGCTGCCTGTCTTTGAACCCGCCCCGCGCATCTTCCTGATGCCGGAACATGTGTTCTTTGGCCCTGTCGGTATCGGGACGACCTTTACGCGCATTGTCCGCGTCGAGAATCGCGGCACGGCGGACCTGAACGTGTCCCTAAGTGTTTCGGGCGCAGCGTTCGCCTTGAACTCACCAGCGGAATTCACGCTGACCGCCGATCCGATGAACAACGGCACGGAAGTGCTGGTGACATTCACACCGACGGATATTCAATTGTATGAAGGGACGCTGACGGTGACCTCGAATGATCCCGTGCGTGACATCGTTATTATCCCGTTGACGGGTCATGGCGCAAACATCATCACCGGCAGCCTGTCTGTCGATGTCGTGGTTACCGATTCTCTCGGAGTGACGAGTCCTGTTGAGGAGGCCCGCGTGCGCGTCTCGTTTATTCGTGACCACGGCGGACCGCGCCCGCAGCATTTCGTCGGTTTGACCGATGCGGAAGGTAACTTGCTCGTGAACACCCTGCCTGTAGGTATCTACAACGTCAATGCCTCCAAGCGCGGCGTCGGCTTTGCCAGCGAAGTCATCGAGATTTCTGAAGCCCAGACCACGTTTGTTACGCTGACGCTTGTTGCAGCCGATTCCGGCGAGCATGGCGGCGGTGGCGGTGGCGGGCATCACTTTGAAATTGTCGAGCTGGCCGGTACGGTTTCAATTATTACGCCAGACCCGCTCTATCCGGATCGCACCTTCTATGCGCTGGATGTCGATGCCGACGGCGCGATTGACTACCGTCTGAATTTTGGTCCTCCGTGGTATACTCCGCCCAGCGGCGCTGAGCGTCCGGCGGATGGCGATGAAGTGACAATCGTCGGTGCGCTGATGTCGCACGGCGAGGCCCCGATTGTTCACGTTCACTTCCTGAACGGTGAACTGTGGTGGGAGCCGCGTGGTGGACGTGACGGTGAGCATGGTGGAGATGGCGGCGGCCGTTCGGAAGGCTTCGGTTGCTCGGATCCGCTGACGTGGGTCGAAATTTCCGGACAGGTTGTGGACATCAATGTTTTCGGCTCGGTGTTCCTTGGTATCGACCGCGACATGAATGGCTCAGCTGACTACGTTATCGACTTTGGCGAAAACTTCGATCTCAGCAATCCAGTGATTCCAACGCTCGGCCAGAATGTTGAAGTGGTCGGTGGCATGGTTCCCTGCCCGATCAATAACCTTGAGGCTCGGTGGGTTGTGGTTTATGAAGTGGATGGCCAATTCTATCGGATGCCCGGCGACACGGAAGGGCTCGATCCTCTCGAAGGCATGTCTGTTAGCCCGAATCCGTCTATGATTCCGGTCTCGCACTTGGTCGCAACAAACTATCCTAACCCGTTCAACCCGACTACGACCATCGAATTCTCGACTCCGGTCTCCGGTCTGGTAACTCTGACAGTCTTTGACGTGCTGGGTCGTCAGGTGGCCACGCTGGTGAACGATAACCTGAGCGCAGGTTCGTACGTCACCACCTGGAATGCCGCAAGCCTGCCGTCAGGAATGTACATGTATCGCATTACAGTGAACGAGCAGAGCCTCGTGAACCGGATGTTGCTCCTCAAATAA
- a CDS encoding protein kinase — protein MRALRERLTDRKLLSRGDISAAYRAHDARLDRDVFLKILHPHLAGDPELLARFEREARAAARLNHPQLVKIYEVGEDPSEGPYMVHEWVDGESLRSRLTREKKLSPSEVRRLAEALCSGLSALHSSGILHRDIKPENILCSSSGEFKLTDFSLALLADVPKLTYHTAIVGTPAYLAPEVARGKGPSELSDLFAVGVVLFEAATGENPFDAGALLESLRRVREEEPDWSRLEAAELDESLEKLIKTCLSKEAEQRPASAQAARDSLNGHTHDARVTKRAHSRTIPLALFLAIILGVLSYVLWPTRKVVESNNTHLTQIDSQSLAQDSVGAQSITSAIDSAHGAESSRRDTASTLAGTASPNSQVSDARRAAGDSVPQSFPPPPKQDTPARLTDPSDRTMQTRVNAPAATDSFNLFLDSTPWARVSLEGVEFGITPLGAPVKLPEGRHVVLLRNPAYPPIQVSIDLRQDTRTTVSLDHYVQHLDVSVEPWGDVYVDGERIGTTPLHRMPVVLPGDHNLRITHPSLPAIETDWQAAAGETLSIRANLQTSELAVRQSGGGN, from the coding sequence ATGAGAGCGCTGAGGGAGCGACTCACCGACCGCAAGTTACTTTCCAGAGGAGACATTTCGGCGGCATACCGCGCGCATGACGCCCGTCTGGATCGTGACGTATTCCTGAAGATTCTCCATCCGCATTTGGCCGGAGATCCCGAACTGCTCGCTCGCTTTGAACGCGAAGCAAGAGCGGCTGCGCGATTGAATCACCCGCAGCTGGTCAAGATCTACGAAGTCGGCGAGGATCCTTCCGAGGGTCCATACATGGTGCACGAGTGGGTGGATGGCGAGTCTCTGCGCAGTCGTCTGACACGAGAGAAGAAGCTCTCCCCGTCAGAAGTCCGCAGGCTTGCGGAGGCACTTTGTTCCGGTTTGAGCGCACTTCACTCCTCCGGGATTTTGCATCGCGACATCAAGCCGGAAAACATTCTGTGCAGTTCGAGCGGCGAGTTCAAGCTGACGGATTTCAGTTTAGCGCTGCTTGCCGATGTTCCCAAGTTGACTTATCATACGGCGATTGTGGGAACACCCGCCTATCTTGCTCCCGAAGTTGCGCGGGGCAAAGGACCAAGTGAGCTTTCAGATTTGTTTGCGGTGGGCGTCGTGCTCTTCGAAGCCGCGACCGGAGAGAATCCTTTTGATGCCGGCGCGCTGCTTGAATCGTTGCGCCGCGTCCGCGAAGAAGAGCCGGATTGGAGTCGCCTTGAGGCGGCAGAGCTTGACGAGTCTCTTGAGAAGTTAATCAAGACTTGTCTTTCAAAGGAGGCAGAGCAACGACCTGCCTCCGCGCAGGCAGCCCGCGACTCCCTCAACGGTCATACTCATGATGCGAGAGTTACCAAAAGGGCACATTCGCGGACTATCCCACTTGCGTTGTTTCTTGCGATTATTCTGGGAGTGCTGTCTTACGTCTTATGGCCTACCCGCAAAGTCGTGGAAAGCAACAACACCCACCTGACGCAGATTGATTCCCAGAGCCTCGCGCAAGACTCTGTTGGGGCCCAAAGCATTACTTCTGCCATTGATAGTGCGCACGGAGCAGAATCCTCGCGCCGCGACACCGCATCGACTCTTGCCGGAACCGCGTCGCCCAATTCGCAAGTGTCTGATGCGCGACGCGCGGCCGGAGACAGTGTTCCCCAATCTTTCCCACCTCCACCAAAACAGGATACTCCTGCACGCTTGACAGACCCTTCCGACCGGACTATGCAGACTCGCGTTAACGCACCGGCTGCGACAGACAGCTTTAATCTGTTTCTGGACTCGACTCCGTGGGCACGTGTGTCATTGGAGGGAGTGGAGTTCGGCATCACGCCACTGGGGGCACCCGTTAAACTGCCGGAGGGTCGACACGTGGTGCTGTTGCGCAATCCGGCGTATCCTCCGATTCAAGTCTCCATCGATTTACGACAGGACACTCGGACGACGGTAAGTCTCGATCACTATGTGCAGCATCTCGACGTATCGGTCGAACCGTGGGGCGATGTGTATGTTGACGGAGAGCGGATTGGCACGACACCGTTGCATCGAATGCCCGTTGTGCTGCCGGGCGATCACAATTTGCGCATCACCCATCCAAGCCTCCCTGCCATCGAAACTGACTGGCAGGCCGCTGCAGGAGAAACACTTTCGATTCGCGCAAACCTGCAAACCTCAGAACTTGCTGTTCGACAATCTGGAGGCGGCAACTGA
- a CDS encoding sigma-54-dependent Fis family transcriptional regulator, whose product MSTGLLTAEQVLAAGQKLLELRPLEEVFSAILETAAQAMHAETAVVILSTGTQLQLAASFSRRGDIRSVEDVSQSLVREVISSNKPILTESAVEDPRFSGKSSIILQHIQSAVILPLSGRHAIEGALYLDSRSDRDLFRKENLAPLSTLAAFATLAIENARRFEHVQNEIAALKSRGSKNLIVGDSPAIRELYSLIDRVAASDLPVIITGESGTGKELVAREIHRTSQRSGKPFLALYCGNVSAELFESELFGHKRGSFTGAVADKEGLVEAAEGGTLFLDEVADIPAPLQAKLLRFLQESEYRRVGDTEVRKANVRILTATNKNLQAEIQSGNFREDLYYRLYILPISVPPLRDRLSDIPFLVHHFLRKLGNHVTGISPEALRRLQSYTWPGNVRELENTIVRAAVITRSDRIEAEDISHQAIASASSAGEDWSWKAAEKVHILQVLSLCGGNRSRAAQLLGISRRYLHYKLKEWGEQDSQ is encoded by the coding sequence ATGAGCACCGGTCTTCTAACCGCTGAGCAAGTCCTCGCTGCAGGCCAGAAGCTCCTTGAGCTGCGGCCGCTGGAGGAGGTATTTTCTGCGATTCTCGAGACGGCGGCGCAGGCCATGCACGCGGAAACTGCGGTGGTTATTCTGTCGACGGGCACCCAGCTTCAGTTAGCCGCTTCGTTTTCCAGACGCGGCGACATTCGCAGCGTAGAAGACGTTTCGCAATCGTTGGTCCGGGAAGTCATCTCGAGCAACAAGCCGATACTGACAGAGAGCGCGGTGGAAGACCCGCGATTCTCCGGCAAGTCTTCAATCATTCTCCAACACATTCAGTCTGCAGTCATTCTCCCGCTCTCGGGCCGGCATGCCATCGAAGGCGCCCTCTATCTGGACAGCCGCTCGGACCGCGACCTCTTTCGCAAAGAGAATCTGGCCCCGCTCTCCACGCTCGCGGCCTTTGCCACACTCGCGATTGAAAACGCCCGTCGTTTTGAACACGTCCAAAACGAAATCGCCGCACTGAAGTCACGCGGCAGCAAGAATCTGATAGTTGGCGACAGTCCGGCAATCCGCGAGTTGTATAGCCTGATTGACCGCGTTGCCGCCAGTGACTTGCCCGTCATTATCACCGGTGAATCAGGGACAGGCAAGGAGCTGGTTGCGCGCGAAATTCATCGCACGTCCCAGCGTTCGGGAAAGCCCTTTCTGGCGCTGTATTGCGGAAACGTCTCCGCCGAATTGTTTGAGAGCGAACTCTTCGGCCACAAACGCGGTTCTTTTACGGGAGCGGTTGCGGATAAGGAAGGATTGGTCGAAGCGGCGGAAGGCGGAACACTCTTTCTCGATGAAGTTGCGGATATCCCGGCCCCGCTGCAGGCCAAGTTGCTTCGTTTTCTGCAAGAGTCCGAATACAGGCGGGTGGGGGATACGGAGGTGCGCAAGGCCAACGTTCGTATTCTGACGGCGACCAATAAGAATCTTCAGGCAGAGATTCAGTCCGGCAACTTCCGCGAGGATCTCTACTATCGGTTGTATATCCTTCCGATATCGGTCCCTCCATTGCGCGACCGGCTTTCGGATATTCCCTTCCTTGTTCACCACTTCCTGCGCAAACTCGGCAATCACGTCACAGGAATCTCACCCGAGGCGCTGCGGCGCCTGCAGTCTTACACGTGGCCCGGGAACGTGCGCGAACTCGAAAACACGATTGTCCGAGCGGCAGTAATTACACGCAGCGACCGCATTGAAGCGGAGGACATTTCCCATCAGGCAATCGCCAGCGCGTCGTCCGCAGGGGAGGACTGGAGCTGGAAAGCGGCGGAGAAGGTTCACATCCTTCAAGTGCTGTCGCTCTGCGGCGGAAACCGGTCGCGTGCCGCTCAGTTACTCGGGATCTCCCGCCGCTACCTTCACTATAAGCTCAAAGAGTGGGGGGAACAAGACTCGCAATGA